In the Alphaproteobacteria bacterium genome, one interval contains:
- a CDS encoding Crp/Fnr family transcriptional regulator, giving the protein MTADWQPDNLQTEIPPDREKSLRGTALLLEMPPATIAELENLSTWYWFPEGVQIFDRSDNHTDVFFIAEGTVRVVDHAASGQEVAFSDLEAGAVLGELSAIDGEARSATVFAAEDTLLAKVEAAAFVDFLARHPDVGRRLMLYFVSTIRGLNSRVVGLSSMSSVQRVYGELLQMSEPDPEGEGRWKINSMPQHKEIAVWAGTTPETVARAIGELLKAEVVKRRHKTLLILDRQRLHELATAS; this is encoded by the coding sequence ATGACGGCGGATTGGCAACCCGATAACTTGCAGACGGAGATCCCGCCGGACCGGGAGAAGAGCCTCCGTGGCACGGCCTTGTTGCTGGAGATGCCGCCGGCGACGATAGCCGAGCTGGAAAACCTCAGCACCTGGTACTGGTTTCCCGAGGGCGTGCAGATCTTCGATCGCAGCGACAATCACACCGACGTTTTTTTCATTGCCGAAGGCACGGTGCGGGTGGTCGACCATGCCGCCTCGGGCCAGGAGGTGGCGTTCTCCGACCTCGAGGCCGGAGCCGTGCTGGGCGAGTTATCGGCCATCGACGGCGAGGCCCGCTCGGCCACCGTCTTTGCCGCCGAAGATACCTTGCTGGCCAAGGTCGAAGCGGCCGCGTTCGTTGACTTTCTGGCCCGCCATCCCGACGTTGGCAGGCGCCTGATGCTTTATTTCGTCAGCACCATCCGGGGGCTCAATTCCCGCGTCGTCGGTCTTTCCTCGATGTCCAGTGTGCAGCGCGTCTACGGCGAGCTGTTGCAGATGTCGGAGCCCGATCCCGAGGGCGAGGGCCGCTGGAAGATCAATTCCATGCCGCAACACAAGGAGATCGCGGTGTGGGCCGGCACGACGCCCGAGACCGTGGCTCGGGCCATTGGCGAGCTGCTCAAGGCGGAAGTCGTCAAGCGCCGCCACAAGACGCTGCTCATCCTCGACCGTCAGCGCCTGCATGAGTTGGCGACGGCCAGCTAG
- a CDS encoding putative metalloprotease CJM1_0395 family protein: MTTVDTVTAANSFFASAGKPSAPASTQAAAVEGAVTPTAITPPARAARGDSHPKHGNPGAHRQGASLIDFATLRAAQESASDGKTGKSASNPGGLSEAELKLVAELKARDAEVRRHEQAHANAGGQYSGQPSYSYQRGPDGRNYAVDGSTPIDVSPVAGNPEATVRKMEVVKRAAMAPAEPSGQDRAVASRAQAEQSKARAEAAAQRGEEAAAAAEDSSPSQPGDAGNAAATAYGHESAGQPPTLLAVA; this comes from the coding sequence GTGACGACCGTTGATACCGTCACCGCGGCAAATAGCTTTTTCGCCAGCGCCGGCAAGCCGTCCGCGCCGGCCTCCACTCAGGCTGCGGCCGTCGAAGGCGCGGTTACCCCCACTGCCATTACCCCGCCAGCCCGGGCCGCGCGGGGCGATTCCCACCCCAAACACGGCAATCCCGGTGCCCACCGCCAGGGCGCCTCGCTGATTGATTTCGCGACCTTGCGGGCGGCCCAAGAATCTGCCAGCGACGGCAAGACCGGCAAATCCGCCAGCAATCCCGGGGGCCTCAGCGAGGCCGAGCTGAAACTGGTGGCCGAGCTCAAAGCCCGCGATGCCGAGGTGAGGCGCCATGAACAAGCCCACGCCAACGCCGGCGGGCAATATTCCGGTCAACCCAGCTATAGCTACCAGCGCGGCCCCGACGGCCGCAACTACGCCGTCGACGGCTCGACGCCCATCGATGTCAGTCCGGTAGCCGGCAATCCCGAAGCCACGGTGCGCAAGATGGAGGTCGTAAAGCGGGCCGCCATGGCACCGGCCGAACCTTCGGGCCAGGATCGCGCCGTGGCCTCGCGGGCCCAGGCCGAACAGTCGAAGGCCCGGGCCGAGGCCGCGGCCCAGCGGGGCGAGGAGGCCGCCGCCGCGGCCGAGGACTCCAGCCCCAGCCAGCCCGGCGACGCCGGCAACGCCGCCGCCACGGCCTATGGCCATGAATCCGCTGGCCAGCCGCCGACCTTGCTGGCCGTCGCCTGA
- a CDS encoding glycosyltransferase family 2 protein translates to MGHDPIDSAAAATDKQHDLPLSVVIPVHDEAANIGSLIDEVAAALDGLLAFELVVVDDCSADDTAAVLAAAAASRPWLRRFRHQSNAGQSAALRSGIEAARGRWIATLDGDGQNDPADLPKLLALVDLEAPVPVRELITGHRRRRHDSWLKRFSSKVANAVRRRLLRDGTPDTGCGLKLFERRLFLSLPLFDHFHRFLPALVRLRGAKVTSVEVNHRPRRGGRSHYGVGDRLWVGIVDICGVMWLARRSRLPVVEELHDGPRDGG, encoded by the coding sequence ATGGGCCACGATCCGATCGATAGCGCCGCCGCAGCGACCGACAAGCAGCACGATCTGCCGCTTTCGGTCGTTATCCCGGTGCACGACGAAGCGGCCAACATCGGGTCGCTGATCGACGAGGTGGCGGCGGCTCTCGATGGTCTGCTGGCTTTCGAGCTTGTCGTGGTCGACGATTGCAGCGCCGACGACACCGCCGCGGTACTGGCCGCCGCGGCCGCCTCACGACCCTGGCTCAGGCGCTTCCGGCACCAGAGCAACGCCGGTCAAAGCGCGGCCTTGCGCAGCGGTATCGAGGCGGCGCGCGGGCGCTGGATAGCCACCCTCGATGGCGATGGCCAAAACGATCCCGCCGATCTGCCTAAGCTGCTGGCCCTGGTCGATCTCGAGGCCCCGGTGCCGGTTCGGGAGCTCATCACCGGCCATCGCCGCCGCCGCCACGACAGCTGGCTGAAAAGGTTTTCCTCGAAAGTGGCCAACGCCGTGCGCCGGCGCCTGCTGCGCGACGGTACCCCGGACACCGGCTGCGGCCTCAAGCTTTTCGAACGCCGGCTTTTTCTCAGCCTGCCGCTTTTCGATCACTTCCATCGCTTCCTGCCGGCCCTGGTGCGCCTGCGTGGCGCCAAAGTGACCTCGGTCGAGGTCAACCACCGGCCGCGCCGTGGGGGGCGCTCGCACTATGGCGTCGGCGATCGCTTGTGGGTCGGCATCGTCGATATCTGCGGCGTCATGTGGCTGGCCCGGCGCAGCCGCTTGCCGGTCGTCGAAGAACTGCATGACGGTCCACGAGATGGCGGCTAA
- a CDS encoding VTT domain-containing protein produces MTVHEMAAKKDLRGLARGGLLLLALLAIGFAVKESGLAAAFSTDWIDSQVRGQGLLGEAIFVAAAALFTTFGLPRQIVGFLAGYAFGVVVGTALALLATVIGCVVTFSYARLAGRSVVLARAPARLRRIDAFLAQNPFAMALVIRLLPVGSNLLTNLAAGVSTIGGLAFVLGSALGYLPQTIIFALVGSGVSIASETQIAISVGLFALSAGLGVWLFRRYGRSSGLAGEEEGEEGGSGS; encoded by the coding sequence ATGACGGTCCACGAGATGGCGGCTAAGAAGGATCTTCGGGGGCTCGCGCGCGGTGGTTTGCTGCTGCTGGCGCTGCTTGCCATCGGCTTTGCCGTCAAGGAAAGCGGCCTGGCGGCGGCTTTCAGCACCGACTGGATCGACAGTCAGGTGCGTGGTCAGGGCTTGCTTGGCGAGGCTATTTTCGTGGCCGCCGCGGCACTTTTTACCACCTTCGGGCTGCCCCGTCAGATCGTCGGCTTCCTCGCCGGCTATGCCTTCGGCGTCGTCGTGGGCACGGCGCTGGCGCTGTTGGCCACCGTCATCGGCTGCGTCGTGACTTTCTCGTATGCCCGGCTTGCGGGCCGGTCCGTGGTGCTGGCCCGGGCGCCGGCGCGGCTGCGTCGCATCGATGCTTTTCTGGCCCAGAACCCCTTCGCCATGGCCCTGGTGATCCGGCTGTTGCCGGTGGGCAGCAACCTGTTGACCAACCTGGCGGCCGGTGTCTCCACCATCGGCGGCTTGGCTTTCGTGCTGGGCTCGGCGCTCGGCTACCTGCCCCAGACCATCATCTTCGCCCTTGTTGGCTCGGGCGTCTCCATCGCTTCGGAGACTCAGATCGCCATCAGCGTCGGCCTTTTCGCGCTCTCGGCCGGGCTCGGCGTATGGCTCTTCCGGCGCTACGGCCGCTCCAGCGGTTTGGCTGGCGAGGAGGAGGGCGAGGAGGGGGGCAGCGGCTCATGA
- a CDS encoding glycosyltransferase family 39 protein, translated as MRRAIVPALPWLAAWLLLVGLALGARPLTPVDETRYLAVAWEMWVSGDALVPHLNGEPYSHKPPLLFWLINLGWAVAGVSEWWARLVAPLCGLGALFAARALAAKLWPERPEISELVPWLLLGSLFWAAFASLTMFDMLLTLISTVGLLALVVAWRGRLVTGFAGLALALGLGVLAKGPVIALYLLPPALLAPWWASAQPPAQAVSWRRWYGGLALAVLVAAAAALAWALPAARAGGPTYGDAILWGQTAGRMSQSFAHDRPFWWYLPLLPLLLFPWFFWPPLWRGAWRNRAGMWGETGPRLALATMVPAFVVFSLISGKQPHYMLPLFPPLMLIAARALPQIPEGRWSLLPPALIVLLAGLALVLFGGLGQGPPEGHPGSLPSWLGAAEPLGFAMILLGALVAVWRGPGLAGRVRTLALQTLALVLLVHATLVPALRPAFDLQRAAAHVGEILARGHAVAVVNKYQGQLQFPGRLRRALEVVPGRQLESWLAAHPDGHVVTLHLKNLPQSAGLPLYVQPYRGRQLAIWTRDNVLAEPLAFY; from the coding sequence ATGAGGCGCGCCATCGTCCCGGCTCTGCCTTGGCTGGCCGCCTGGTTGTTATTGGTCGGCCTGGCGCTCGGGGCCCGGCCGCTGACGCCGGTCGACGAGACGCGCTATCTGGCGGTGGCCTGGGAGATGTGGGTCAGTGGCGATGCCCTGGTGCCGCACCTCAACGGCGAGCCCTACAGCCACAAGCCGCCGCTGCTGTTTTGGCTGATCAATCTGGGCTGGGCGGTGGCTGGCGTCAGCGAGTGGTGGGCCCGGCTGGTGGCGCCGCTCTGTGGCCTGGGGGCGCTCTTTGCCGCCAGGGCGCTGGCCGCCAAGCTCTGGCCCGAGCGCCCGGAAATCTCCGAACTCGTGCCTTGGCTGCTGCTGGGCAGTCTGTTTTGGGCCGCTTTCGCCAGCCTCACCATGTTCGACATGCTGCTGACGCTGATCAGCACGGTCGGCCTCTTGGCCCTGGTCGTGGCCTGGCGCGGCCGGTTGGTGACGGGTTTCGCCGGCCTGGCCCTGGCGCTCGGGCTCGGCGTGCTGGCCAAGGGGCCGGTGATCGCGCTCTACCTCTTGCCGCCGGCCCTGCTGGCACCCTGGTGGGCCTCGGCCCAGCCACCGGCTCAGGCGGTTTCTTGGCGGCGCTGGTATGGCGGCCTGGCGTTGGCGGTGTTGGTTGCCGCGGCGGCGGCGCTGGCCTGGGCTCTGCCGGCGGCGCGGGCTGGCGGACCGACCTATGGCGACGCCATCCTGTGGGGCCAGACGGCGGGCCGCATGAGCCAGTCCTTTGCCCATGACCGGCCTTTCTGGTGGTACCTGCCGCTGCTGCCGTTGCTGCTCTTTCCCTGGTTTTTTTGGCCGCCGCTGTGGCGCGGTGCCTGGCGCAATCGGGCCGGGATGTGGGGCGAAACTGGCCCGCGCCTGGCCCTCGCCACCATGGTGCCGGCCTTTGTTGTGTTTTCGCTGATCAGCGGCAAGCAGCCCCACTACATGTTGCCGCTGTTCCCGCCGCTGATGCTGATCGCCGCCCGGGCCTTGCCGCAAATCCCGGAGGGGCGATGGTCGCTGCTGCCGCCGGCGCTGATAGTGCTGCTGGCCGGGCTGGCTCTGGTGCTGTTCGGCGGCCTGGGCCAGGGCCCGCCGGAAGGCCATCCGGGATCGTTGCCGAGCTGGCTGGGGGCGGCGGAGCCATTGGGTTTCGCCATGATCCTGCTGGGCGCCCTGGTGGCTGTCTGGCGGGGCCCTGGCCTGGCCGGCCGGGTGCGGACCTTGGCCTTACAGACGCTGGCCCTGGTGCTGCTGGTCCACGCCACGCTGGTGCCGGCGCTGAGGCCGGCCTTCGACCTACAGCGCGCTGCCGCCCACGTCGGCGAAATTCTGGCGCGCGGCCACGCCGTGGCGGTGGTCAACAAGTACCAGGGGCAACTGCAGTTCCCCGGCCGCCTGCGGCGCGCGCTGGAGGTGGTACCGGGCCGCCAACTGGAGAGCTGGCTGGCCGCCCACCCGGACGGCCATGTCGTCACGCTGCACCTGAAAAATCTACCCCAGAGCGCCGGCCTGCCGCTCTACGTGCAGCCCTATCGCGGCCGGCAGTTGGCCATCTGGACGCGGGACAACGTTCTCGCCGAGCCGTTGGCGTTTTATTAG
- a CDS encoding tetratricopeptide repeat protein, which yields MRKKLLALLPCLLLALPSAARADYESAVLSYNNGRYDVALREFRPLSESGHAGAEFMLGAMHFWGRGVARNDGLAAIWFFKAANQGHPGAQLAFGSMHIRGIGVRQDLVSAYVWLSLVLRSAVPTLVHQATLLRDEAARLMTPQETETARRRAADWSPTPTGLTRWRR from the coding sequence ATGCGCAAAAAGCTGCTCGCCCTGCTTCCCTGCCTGCTTCTGGCACTGCCGTCAGCAGCTCGCGCCGATTACGAATCGGCTGTTCTGAGCTACAACAACGGCCGCTACGACGTGGCGTTGCGGGAATTCCGGCCGCTCAGCGAGAGCGGCCATGCCGGCGCCGAGTTCATGCTCGGCGCCATGCACTTCTGGGGCCGCGGCGTGGCGCGCAACGACGGCCTGGCCGCCATCTGGTTCTTCAAGGCCGCCAACCAGGGCCATCCCGGGGCCCAGCTGGCCTTCGGCTCGATGCACATCCGCGGCATCGGCGTGCGCCAGGATCTGGTCTCGGCCTATGTTTGGCTCAGCCTGGTCTTGCGCAGCGCCGTTCCCACCCTGGTGCATCAGGCGACGCTGCTGCGCGACGAGGCGGCGCGGCTGATGACGCCCCAGGAAACCGAAACCGCCCGGCGGCGAGCCGCCGACTGGAGCCCGACGCCGACCGGACTGACACGCTGGCGGCGTTAA
- a CDS encoding DUF502 domain-containing protein, which yields MAQRPRLLRRLRYYFLAGFIVSAPLGITVLIAWEFIAFVDNQITPLIPPAYNPESYLPFSIPGLGLVVIFLVVTLIGFLTASILGRTIVGLGEQLVERMPVVRTVYGALKQIFETVLAQSSKSFRQVVLVEYPRRGLWAVAFVTSTTEGEIAHLSADELVNIFLPTTPNPTSGFLLFVPRRDLVGLEMTVEEGFKLIISGGIVTPPDPRPEAQQGVKKLFVGAQPDTR from the coding sequence ATGGCCCAGAGGCCGAGGTTGCTGCGCCGCCTGAGGTATTACTTTCTCGCCGGCTTCATCGTCAGCGCGCCCCTCGGCATCACGGTGCTGATCGCCTGGGAATTCATCGCCTTCGTCGACAACCAGATCACGCCGCTGATCCCGCCCGCCTACAACCCGGAAAGCTACCTGCCTTTCAGCATTCCCGGGCTCGGCCTGGTGGTCATCTTTCTGGTCGTCACGCTGATCGGTTTCCTGACCGCCAGCATCCTGGGCCGCACCATCGTCGGCCTGGGCGAGCAACTGGTCGAGCGCATGCCGGTGGTACGCACCGTCTACGGGGCGCTCAAGCAGATCTTCGAAACCGTGCTGGCCCAGTCGTCGAAATCCTTCCGCCAGGTGGTGCTGGTCGAGTATCCCCGCCGCGGCCTGTGGGCGGTGGCCTTCGTGACCAGCACAACCGAGGGCGAGATCGCCCATCTCAGCGCCGATGAACTGGTCAACATCTTCCTGCCGACGACGCCCAACCCGACCTCCGGGTTCCTGCTCTTCGTGCCGCGCCGCGACCTGGTGGGGCTGGAGATGACGGTGGAGGAGGGCTTCAAGCTGATCATCTCGGGCGGCATCGTGACGCCCCCCGACCCGCGCCCGGAAGCGCAGCAGGGGGTCAAGAAACTTTTTGTCGGCGCTCAACCAGATACCAGGTAA
- the recG gene encoding ATP-dependent DNA helicase RecG, producing the protein MRPEILFPLFRPLTALAGVGPRIAKAAARLDLERPLDLLWHLPSGLLDRRFSPPLDSAPDGVVATLTIEVGSHLPAANRRLPYRVMCHNESGEITLVFFHARPDYLLRVLPEGASRVVSGRLERFRGELQMSHPDHIGESAELERIQTIEPVYPLTAGLTAKALQRAMNDALAELPELPVWLDPAQQTAQTWPHWRAAVQTVHAPAEAEELEPLAPARARLAYDELLANQLALALMRRSLRRRAGRATRAEGRLRQRVIAVLDYQLTAAQERTLGEIDADLAAQHRMLRLLQGDVGSGKTIVALLAMLTAVEAGAQATLMAPTEILARQHFASLEPLARSAGVELGLLLGRGRQKGRAATLRALAAGEIDILVGTHAIFQQEVEFADLAFAVIDEQHRFGVHQRLALSAKGAGRCDLLVMTATPIPRTLALTAFGDMETSRLDEKPPGRLPVETRALPLERLDEVVGALERHVASGARVYWVCPLVAESELSDLAAAEQRQAHLAQRFGQRVALVHGRMKSGPKDEVMARFAAGEVDILVATTVIEVGVDVPEATVMVIEHAERFGLSQLHQLRGRVGRGAAASSCLMLYAPPLGPVARQRLEIMRQTEDGFLIAEEDLKLRGAGEVLGTRQSGLPAFRLADLGAHGELLATARDDARLILERDGDLTSPRGQALRVLLYLFERDAAVAYLVSG; encoded by the coding sequence ATGCGACCGGAGATCCTGTTTCCGCTGTTCCGTCCCCTGACCGCCCTGGCCGGCGTCGGGCCGCGCATTGCCAAGGCCGCCGCCCGCCTGGATCTGGAACGACCGCTCGATCTGCTTTGGCACCTGCCCAGCGGCCTGCTGGACCGGCGTTTCTCACCGCCGCTCGACAGCGCCCCCGATGGTGTCGTGGCCACCCTCACCATCGAGGTAGGTTCCCACCTGCCGGCAGCCAACCGGCGCCTGCCCTACCGTGTGATGTGCCACAACGAAAGCGGCGAGATCACGCTGGTGTTCTTCCACGCCCGCCCCGATTACCTGCTGCGCGTGCTGCCCGAAGGGGCCAGCCGCGTGGTCTCGGGCCGGCTCGAGCGCTTTCGCGGCGAATTGCAGATGAGCCATCCCGACCACATCGGCGAGTCGGCCGAGCTGGAGCGCATCCAGACCATCGAGCCGGTCTATCCGCTGACCGCCGGGCTCACCGCCAAAGCCTTGCAGCGCGCCATGAACGATGCCCTGGCCGAGCTGCCCGAGCTGCCGGTTTGGCTCGATCCGGCACAGCAAACGGCGCAAACCTGGCCGCATTGGCGAGCCGCCGTGCAAACCGTCCACGCCCCGGCCGAGGCCGAGGAGCTGGAGCCCTTGGCTCCGGCCCGGGCGCGGCTGGCCTATGACGAGCTGCTGGCCAATCAATTGGCTCTGGCCCTGATGCGCCGCAGCCTGCGCCGCCGGGCCGGCCGGGCCACCCGGGCGGAGGGTCGCTTGCGCCAGCGCGTCATCGCTGTGCTCGACTACCAGCTCACCGCCGCCCAGGAACGCACGCTAGGCGAGATCGACGCCGACCTGGCGGCCCAGCACCGCATGCTGCGGCTGTTGCAGGGCGACGTCGGCAGCGGCAAGACCATCGTCGCGCTTCTGGCCATGCTGACGGCCGTCGAGGCCGGCGCCCAGGCCACCCTGATGGCACCGACCGAGATCCTGGCCCGGCAGCACTTCGCCAGCCTCGAGCCGTTAGCCCGGAGCGCCGGGGTCGAACTCGGGCTGCTGCTCGGCCGCGGCCGCCAGAAGGGCCGGGCGGCGACGCTCAGGGCCCTGGCGGCGGGCGAGATCGATATCCTGGTGGGCACCCACGCGATTTTCCAGCAAGAGGTCGAATTCGCCGACCTGGCTTTCGCCGTGATCGACGAGCAGCACCGCTTCGGCGTCCACCAGCGCCTGGCGCTGAGCGCCAAGGGCGCCGGGCGCTGCGATCTTCTGGTGATGACGGCGACGCCGATCCCGCGCACGCTGGCGTTGACGGCGTTTGGCGACATGGAAACCTCGCGGCTCGACGAAAAGCCGCCGGGCCGGTTGCCGGTGGAAACCCGGGCACTGCCGCTGGAGCGCCTGGACGAGGTGGTGGGGGCGCTCGAGCGCCACGTCGCCAGCGGCGCCCGGGTCTATTGGGTATGCCCGTTGGTGGCCGAATCGGAGCTCAGCGACCTGGCCGCCGCCGAGCAGCGCCAGGCCCATCTCGCCCAGCGCTTCGGCCAGCGCGTGGCGCTGGTGCACGGCCGCATGAAGAGCGGCCCGAAGGACGAGGTCATGGCCCGCTTCGCCGCCGGCGAGGTGGATATTCTGGTCGCCACCACGGTGATCGAGGTCGGCGTCGACGTACCCGAGGCGACGGTCATGGTGATCGAGCACGCCGAACGCTTTGGTCTCTCCCAGTTGCACCAGTTGCGCGGCCGGGTGGGGCGCGGCGCCGCCGCCTCGAGCTGCCTCATGCTCTACGCCCCGCCGCTGGGCCCGGTGGCCCGCCAGCGCCTCGAAATCATGCGCCAAACCGAGGACGGCTTCCTGATTGCCGAGGAAGACCTCAAGCTGCGCGGTGCCGGCGAGGTTCTGGGCACCCGCCAAAGCGGCCTGCCGGCCTTCCGCCTGGCCGATCTGGGGGCGCATGGCGAGCTGCTGGCCACGGCGCGCGACGATGCGCGGCTGATCCTGGAGCGCGACGGCGATCTTACGAGCCCGCGGGGCCAGGCCCTTCGGGTGCTGCTTTATCTTTTCGAACGCGATGCCGCGGTGGCTTACCTGGTATCTGGTTGA
- a CDS encoding succinate dehydrogenase assembly factor 2, with the protein MSDSDPSPHIETLRKRLRYQSWHRGRRETDLMLGRFADRHLAHFDAAQLQRYAALLELDDADLFDWVSRKKELPENLKSDVMMLLLNFKFHEITP; encoded by the coding sequence ATGAGCGACAGCGATCCCAGCCCCCATATCGAGACTCTGCGCAAGCGCTTGCGCTATCAGAGCTGGCACCGCGGCCGGCGCGAAACCGACCTCATGCTGGGCCGTTTCGCGGATCGCCACCTGGCCCATTTCGATGCCGCGCAGCTCCAGCGCTACGCCGCCCTGCTGGAACTCGACGACGCCGATCTATTCGACTGGGTGAGCCGCAAGAAGGAGCTGCCGGAGAATCTGAAAAGCGACGTCATGATGTTGCTGTTGAACTTTAAATTTCACGAAATAACGCCTTGA